In Aptenodytes patagonicus chromosome 8, bAptPat1.pri.cur, whole genome shotgun sequence, a genomic segment contains:
- the LOC143164270 gene encoding histone-lysine N-methyltransferase SETMAR: MADLSGGLEPVPVVLWPPGEAPPAFQYSPDNVAGADGDNDPTEITFPGCSCLTSSCVVHACSCLCHGENYNSLCLRPTDKEEDYARPVFECNAMCQCGESCQNRVVQRGLQFRLEVFKTEKKGWGLRTLEFIAKGRFVCEYAGEVLGFNEARRRMQAQTSKDSNYIIAVREHLHSGQVMETFVDPTYIGNVGRFLNHSCEPNLFMVPVRVDSMVPKLALFAAADISAGEELSYDYSGRFHNLSITNREQKSSEDDNSLRKPCYCGSHTCASFLPWDSSLFSTPDTCSGSSP; the protein is encoded by the exons atGGCGGACCTGAGCGGCGGGCTGGAGCCGGTGCCGGTGGTGCTGTGGCCGCCCGGGGAGGCCCCGCCGGCCTTTCAG TATAGCCCAGACAACGTGGCTGGAGCAGACGGAGACAATGACCCCACTGAAATCACCTTTCCAGGATGTTCTTGCCTTACCAGCTCCTGTGTGGTTCACGCGTGCTCGTGTCTTTGCCACGGTGAAAATTACAACAGTTTGTGCCTCCGGCCTACAGACAAAGAGGAGGACTACGCCAGGCCTGTTTTTGAATGCAATGCCATGTGCCAGTGTGGTGAATCCTGTCAAAACAGGGTTGTTCAGAGGGGTTTGCAATTCAGACTTGAGGTGTTCAAGACTGAGAAGAAAGGGTGGGGTCTTCGCACGCTGGAATTCATAGCTAAAGGAAGATTTGTTTGTGAATACGCTGGTGAAGTTTTAGGCTTTAATGAGGCACGTAGAAGAATGCAGGCCCAGACATCAAAGGATTCGAACTATATTATAGCGGTGAGGGAGCACCTCCATAGTGGTCAGGTAATGGAGACATTTGTTGACCCTACGTACATCGGTAACGTAGGCAGATTCCTGAATCATTCTTGTGAACCAAATTTATTTATGGTGCCAGTTCGAGTTGACTCAATGGTGCCTAAACTGGCACTTTTTGCAGCTGCTGATATTTCTGCTGGAGAGGAACTTTCATATGATTATTCTGGAAGATTCCATAATTTATCAATAACTAATAGAGAACAAAAATCTTCAGAGGACGATAACAGCTTGAGGAAGCCTTGCTACTGTGGTTCCCACACCTGTGCTTCCTTCTTACCTTGGGACAGCTCCCTCTTTTCCACACCCGACACTTGTTCAGGGAGCTCTCCATAG